AATTCAGTGAGGCAATTTAAAAAGATTTAAATTTAGTTATTTTGCATGGGTTTGCCGTAGGATGATTTATGCAACAAGGCCTCGCTTACATGCTAAAACGTCTTGAGACAAGAGATTCTTATTCTAAATTTGGGAATAACTTGTAAACGAAGTTTATTAGCATTTGAAGATTAAAGGTTTACGTCATTTGCATTGGAAGTAAAATGCAGTGTTTGTATTGATTTGAAAAAATCTTGGTAAAATTTAGGAAATTCATCTTTCAAAGCTGAGGCTGTGAGGATGTAAGCAATACCATCTTTCAATAAAATAGCATGCATTTGTCTGACTTCTCCCCAAGGTGTTTTTTCATCGAACTGAGAAAGGCTTGCTGTCCCTGCTTTTGTCGAGATTGAACCTAAGTCTTTTAGTTGGCAACCCTGAGAAGCATTAATGTTCTTTATAATTTTTAAATATTCTTTAATGGAGCCATTAAAATGGTCATATCCTAAATTCATGGATGGAGGATAATCGTTCGCTCCTTTACCAACAACCATGACTAAGACATGCTTTGGCAAGCTAATTTTATCAGCAAGACGCCACCCTTGTGGAGGCACAAAGGCAACGGCGTTCTGTATCACTTCTTTGCTTTGCAAGAAGTCTGATCCTTCGACCACTTGATGAACATTTAGGAGGCCACATAAAAAAATGAACAAAAAATTTTTGATGCTGAAAAATCTATTCATACTGGGCTCTAAAAATCTAATTCAAATTTATAAAGGTATTTCCTAGCTCTGTTGCAAAATGCCATTTTAAGCTTCGCTAACATGCAAATTTAATATCAGGATTGCGAATTTTATACGATTAAATTTTATCTCGTAATTTTTTCACAATGAGCTATATCGCTTGGGTCCGCCTAACATTTGCGATTGGCACTCTAAGGATAATTCATAGGCTTTTGCTTTATTGGGATTTTTTACGCTGTTACTATTCTATTTGAGCTGCGCTATGCCCAATGAGCCAATAGGCATTGATTGCAAGTTTGAGCTATTGTTAATTTGTGCTAGCGATTGGGTATTTATGCAAAAAAAACATTGCCAAAAGGGTGATTCATTTTGACATGCTAGGGGAGAGGTTGTACAATCTCTAAATCAGCATCTCCATAAAGAGGGGAATGAAATCATTGGAGTGTTGAAGCTAGATAAATAAATGGCGTAAGTTTGAGTTAAACTAATCTTTGTGAAATGCAAGCCGATTGCGCTTTTTAAATGATGCTGGGTTTGTAAAATCAATATTAACCATTATCGAGTGAGCTATGAAAACTTTAGAGACAAGTCAGGGTAAGATTGAAAAAATATGCGCAGCCCTTCGAAAGGAAACGATTGAGCCAGCAAAGCAAGAAGCAGCAAAAATCATTGAAGATGCCAAAAAGCAAGCTGAACAAATTTTGCATGATGCAAGACATGAAGCTAAGCTAATTAAAGCGCGCACAGCAGCAGAAATCGAACAAGAACGCAAAGTACTCCACTCATCTTTGCTTCAGGCTTCCAAACAAAGTATGGAATCTCTACGACAAGATATAGAACAGAAGCTGTTTAATAGCCAATTAGAGACTTTTCTAGATAAAGAGCTAATTAATCCTCAGGTGGTTGCTGCATTAATTAATGCGGTTGTTAAGGGAATAGAAAATCAAGGGCTTGATGCTGATTTGGAAGCGATTATTGCTAAAGAAGTTTCTCCTAAGGAAGTAAGTGAATTACTGCTAAAAGAAGTCCTTAATCGTTTAAAAGAGAAAGCTGTAACTGTGGGTGCCTTTAAAGGTGGGGCCCAAATCAGAGTTGTCAATAAAAAAATGTATATTGACATTAGTGAAGTGGCCTTGAAAGAGCTTGTTGGTTCTTTTATTCGTAAAGATTTTAGAAACCTTATTTTTAACGTGTAAGCATGAGTAATTATTATTATCTTGGCACCGCTTTGCCAGATTTAAAAATTGGGGAGCCAGCTGAAATCTCTTTTTCCAACCTCATGTTTTGTTATCAACAGAATTTAGCTCCTCAGGATTTTCAAAAGGTACAAGCGATTCGATTGATATTTGACATAGATAATTTAAGGTCATTCTGGCTGAAAGAATCTTTGGATCCTCGAGGTTTCTATGATGAAAATGAATTGGAGGAAATTGTTTTATCCGGAAGTGGCTTTCCTTCCTACGTCTATGACTTTCTTGAACAACAAAAGGATCTAAGCGATCGTCTCCATCACTTTCCTTCACTTGTAGCTCAATATTTTCGCGAAGAAGTAACCTATGCCGATGGTTTTTTAAAAGAATACCTTTCTTTCGAAAGAGGCTTACGTTTAGTGCTTGTGGCTTTCCGAGCAAAAAAATTAAATCGTGATATTTTCAATGAGCTTCAATATGAAAGCCCTGAAGATCCCCTCATTGCTCAAATTTTAAGTCAGAAGGATGCAAAACAATACGAACCTCCCGAACAATATGAGCACGTAAAGCAAATTTTTAATGAATTTGCCGATGACCCTGCAGCCTTAAATAAGGCTTTGGTAGAATACCGTTTTAAAAAAATTGATGAATTAACTGGACTTCAAGTTTTTACAATAGATGCCCTTCTAGCCTATTTTGTGAAATTTATTATGGTTGAAAAGTGGCAAGAGCAAGACCATGAAAAAGGAGTTCAGCTTATAAAAAAAATAATTCAGGAGCCCTCAAATGAATAGCACAAAAGTAGACACTAAGAACAAAAATGCCGATGGGGTAGTGAAAAAAGCCTTTGGAAACTTGCTTCAGGTGAGATTCAATGGCAGTGTAAGGCAAGGAGAGGTTGCTTATGTGCAGGTGGGGGAGACAAAATTAAAAGCAGAAGTGATTGAGATCGTAGGAGATGAAGTTAAGATTCAAGTATTTGAAGACACAACTGGAGTGGCTCTCGATACTCAAGTAGAATTTACAGGAGAGTTGCTAGAGGCAGAGCTTGGACCAGGTCTTCTCTCTTCTATTTATGATGGCTTGCAAAACCCTCTAGAGGAAGTCGCAGACGTTTCAGGTTTTTTTCTTCCTCGCGGTGTTTATCTTCCTCCTCTAAATCGCCAAAAAAAATGGGAGTTTGAGCCAATTGCGAAAGTTGGGCAGATCCTAGAGCGTGGTGATGTTATAGGAACAACAACTGAGGGGCGGTTTCACCATCATATCATGGTCCCTTTTTCACACTTTGGCAAATACACTATTACATGGGTGATCGCATCTGGTTCATTCTCTGTAGATACAGTGGTCGCAAAAGCGACTGACGAAAAAGGTGTGGAACACTCTTTTACAATGGTTCAGAAATGGCCCATTAAAAATGCAATGATGCAGGGAGAAAAGGTGAACCCTCAGAAAATGATGGATACAGGTTTACGCATTATTGATACACAGTTTCCTGTAATGAAAGGAGGAACTTTTTGCACTCCTGGTCCTTTTGGAGCAGGCAAAACGGTGATTCAGCATCATTTGTCAAAGTACTCTTCTGTGGACATTGTTATTGTTGTGGCTTGCGGTGAAAGAGCAGGTGAGGTCGTAGAAGTTCTGCGAGAGTTTCCTCACTTAATCGATCCTCATACTGGTGATACTTTGATGACTCGTACAGTAATTATCTGCAATACATCATCAATGCCAGTGG
The Chlamydiales bacterium STE3 DNA segment above includes these coding regions:
- a CDS encoding Uncharacterized protein (Product derived from UniProtKB/Trembl:F8L200) — translated: MNRFFSIKNFLFIFLCGLLNVHQVVEGSDFLQSKEVIQNAVAFVPPQGWRLADKISLPKHVLVMVVGKGANDYPPSMNLGYDHFNGSIKEYLKIIKNINASQGCQLKDLGSISTKAGTASLSQFDEKTPWGEVRQMHAILLKDGIAYILTASALKDEFPKFYQDFFKSIQTLHFTSNANDVNL
- a CDS encoding V-type proton ATPase subunit E (Product derived from UniProtKB/Swiss-Prot:B0BBU1;Gene name derived from UniProtKB/Swiss-Prot:B0BBU1;EC number derived from UniProtKB/Trembl:D6YV10) is translated as MKTLETSQGKIEKICAALRKETIEPAKQEAAKIIEDAKKQAEQILHDARHEAKLIKARTAAEIEQERKVLHSSLLQASKQSMESLRQDIEQKLFNSQLETFLDKELINPQVVAALINAVVKGIENQGLDADLEAIIAKEVSPKEVSELLLKEVLNRLKEKAVTVGAFKGGAQIRVVNKKMYIDISEVALKELVGSFIRKDFRNLIFNV
- a CDS encoding Uncharacterized protein (Product derived from UniProtKB/Trembl:D6YV11) — translated: MSNYYYLGTALPDLKIGEPAEISFSNLMFCYQQNLAPQDFQKVQAIRLIFDIDNLRSFWLKESLDPRGFYDENELEEIVLSGSGFPSYVYDFLEQQKDLSDRLHHFPSLVAQYFREEVTYADGFLKEYLSFERGLRLVLVAFRAKKLNRDIFNELQYESPEDPLIAQILSQKDAKQYEPPEQYEHVKQIFNEFADDPAALNKALVEYRFKKIDELTGLQVFTIDALLAYFVKFIMVEKWQEQDHEKGVQLIKKIIQEPSNE
- a CDS encoding V-type ATP synthase alpha chain (Product derived from UniProtKB/Swiss-Prot:Q6MAJ5;Gene name derived from UniProtKB/Swiss-Prot:Q6MAJ5;EC number derived from UniProtKB/Swiss-Prot:Q6MAJ5), producing MNSTKVDTKNKNADGVVKKAFGNLLQVRFNGSVRQGEVAYVQVGETKLKAEVIEIVGDEVKIQVFEDTTGVALDTQVEFTGELLEAELGPGLLSSIYDGLQNPLEEVADVSGFFLPRGVYLPPLNRQKKWEFEPIAKVGQILERGDVIGTTTEGRFHHHIMVPFSHFGKYTITWVIASGSFSVDTVVAKATDEKGVEHSFTMVQKWPIKNAMMQGEKVNPQKMMDTGLRIIDTQFPVMKGGTFCTPGPFGAGKTVIQHHLSKYSSVDIVIVVACGERAGEVVEVLREFPHLIDPHTGDTLMTRTVIICNTSSMPVAARESSVYMGITIGEYYRQMGLDVLVLADSTSRWAQALREISGRLEEIPGEEAFPAYLAFRIAEFYERSGVIALKAGKQGSVTICGAVSPAGGNFEEPVTQSTLAVVGAFLGLSRERSDSRRYPAIDPLMSWSKYIQAVGKELESKAPGWTDMVKRADKILRLGSEIAKRMEVVGEEGTALDEIVIYLKAELYDFSYLQQNAFDKQDAYCPLDRQIALFELINRIFEKKFVFSAHDQARDFFLNLQNQIKNMNFMEYNSSHYKSAFAKIEETIEAAK